One stretch of Burkholderiales bacterium DNA includes these proteins:
- a CDS encoding MaoC family dehydratase gives MNELNGYDIEDLKPGMTASFAKTITEADIVLFAGVSGDNNAMHINEEFASSTQFQGRIAHGMLTASVISAAIANKLPGPGTIYLGQNLRFKAVVIDEEAMVTTTWSSRHASSPPNSG, from the coding sequence ATGAATGAACTGAACGGTTACGACATAGAAGATTTGAAGCCAGGTATGACGGCCTCGTTCGCGAAAACGATCACCGAGGCGGACATCGTCTTGTTTGCCGGTGTGTCCGGCGACAACAACGCGATGCACATCAACGAGGAATTCGCTTCAAGCACCCAGTTCCAGGGGCGCATCGCCCACGGCATGCTGACCGCAAGTGTGATTTCCGCCGCCATCGCCAACAAGCTCCCCGGCCCCGGAACGATCTATCTCGGCCAGAATCTGCGCTTCAAGGCGGTGGTGATCGACGAGGAGGCGATGGTGACGACGACGTGGAGCAGCCGACACGCATCCAGCCCACCAAATAGCGGCTGA